GCCCTGATGTGGCTCCTTTCCTGCTGTTCACCCCTCCTCACGGCCCACGCTTCTACTCCCGCGAACGACGACGCCCTCCTGCCGGCCGCTGGGAACTCGCTGACGTCGAGCGGGCAGGCGATCCTCTGGATCTACCTTTCCGACAAGGGTGAGACGGACCGAGCGGGCGCGGCGCGATCGATCGCGGTGGCGCGCGCGCGCGTATCCGCGTCTGCGGCCGCCAGGCGCGCTCGACGGACCGGAGGCACGTTCGAGCCCGACGACGCGGACCTCCCGGTGCTGCCGCGCTACGTTCAGGCGATCGAGTCTTCCGGCGCCCGGATCCGGCACGTGTCACGATTCTTGAATGCGGTCAGCGTCGAGGTGGACGAGGCCGGCGCTCGCAGAATCGCGGCGCTTCCGTTCGTGCGCCGGATCACCCCCGTGGAGCGCATGGAACCGCAGCTCGCACCACCGGGAGATTACGGTGCCTCCTTGATCCAGAATCAGGGGATCCACGCCGTCGCCGCTCACGATTCGGGGTATAGCGCGGCAGGGGTTGTCGTCGCCGTGTTCGACACCGGCTTCCGGAAGGATCACCTCGCGTTGGCGCCGCTCCGGCGAATCGCCGAGTGGGACTTCATTCAAGGCGATGGAGAGACGGCGAATCAGCCCGGCGACCTCGCGGACCAATGGGCGCACGGAACCGGGACCTGGTCGCTCCTGGGAGGGTACTGGCCGGGCAATCTCGTCGGGCCGGCATTCAACGCGAGCTTCGTCTTGGCAAAGACCGGGACGAGTTCGGACCGTTGGGTCGCGGCCGCCGAGTGGGCGGACAGTATCGGCGTGGACATCGTCTCGTCCGCGATGGTCGTGAGCACCACCTTCGCGCTCTACGATGGCGTGAGCTCGCCCATGGCGCAGGCGGCGAAGGTCCTCGCCCGACGCGGAGTGTTGGTCGTGAGCGCCATGGGCAACGGCGGCCCGGGCGCGTATTGGACGCCTTCCGATTGCGACAGCATCCTGTCGGTCGGCGCCGTCGACCGATTCAACGTGATCTGGTCAGGATCCGCGCGCGGCCCCACGTCCAATGGACGGGGGAAACCCGATCTCGTCGCCCAGGGTGTCGACGCGCAATGGGCCTGCCCGGGGACCGTCAGCTGCCTGGGCAGCTATCCCGGGACCTCCATCGCCACGCAGCTCGTGAGCGGCGGCGCGGCGCTCGTCCAGGAGGCCCATCCCGAATGGTCGGCGCAGCAAGTGCGCTACGCGCTCAAGTCGACCGCCGACAAGGCGAACAGCCCGGATAGCACGACCTATGGATGGGGACGTCCCAACGTCGTTTCGGCCATCTACCGCTCCACGCTCGGCGGCCCTGTGTTCCCGAAGCCGTTCTCTCTCGTCTCGCCGCCATCGGGGGTCATTGAGGTCAGCCCGCCCATGACGTTCCGGTGGCGCCGCTCGATCGACCTCAATCCAGGAGACGTTCTCACGTACACGCTCCGGCTCGAGAAGGTCTCCACGAGTGAGGTCGTCTTCACGACGTCGACGCCGGATACGTCGTACGTCTTTTCCGGAGTCCTGAGTGCGGGCACCCTCTACGAGTGGACCGTCTCCGCCGCCGATCCCGCAGGGCACGCGCGCGGATGCCGGGAGGGGTTCCGGTTCACGTCGGCGGTCAATCCGGCCCCCGTGGCCGTGGCGGCCGCGAATCCCACGTCGGGCCTGGCCCCTCTGACCGTCAACTTCTCCAGCGCGGGGTCGTACGACCCCGACGGGCTTCCTCTGTCCTATCTCTGGACCTTCGGAGACGCCACGACGTCCACCGCTCCGAACCCCGCGCACACGTATACGGCCAACGGGATGTACACGGCGATCCTGGAAGTGTCGGACGGCGCCACCTCGACGGCATCGAGCCCTCTCGTCATCACGGTCGGGACTCCTCCGAGCGCTCAGATCCTGCAGCCCGCACAGGGAAC
The genomic region above belongs to Candidatus Eisenbacteria bacterium and contains:
- a CDS encoding LamG-like jellyroll fold domain-containing protein; translated protein: MNAHLGRLRPLALMWLLSCCSPLLTAHASTPANDDALLPAAGNSLTSSGQAILWIYLSDKGETDRAGAARSIAVARARVSASAAARRARRTGGTFEPDDADLPVLPRYVQAIESSGARIRHVSRFLNAVSVEVDEAGARRIAALPFVRRITPVERMEPQLAPPGDYGASLIQNQGIHAVAAHDSGYSAAGVVVAVFDTGFRKDHLALAPLRRIAEWDFIQGDGETANQPGDLADQWAHGTGTWSLLGGYWPGNLVGPAFNASFVLAKTGTSSDRWVAAAEWADSIGVDIVSSAMVVSTTFALYDGVSSPMAQAAKVLARRGVLVVSAMGNGGPGAYWTPSDCDSILSVGAVDRFNVIWSGSARGPTSNGRGKPDLVAQGVDAQWACPGTVSCLGSYPGTSIATQLVSGGAALVQEAHPEWSAQQVRYALKSTADKANSPDSTTYGWGRPNVVSAIYRSTLGGPVFPKPFSLVSPPSGVIEVSPPMTFRWRRSIDLNPGDVLTYTLRLEKVSTSEVVFTTSTPDTSYVFSGVLSAGTLYEWTVSAADPAGHARGCREGFRFTSAVNPAPVAVAAANPTSGLAPLTVNFSSAGSYDPDGLPLSYLWTFGDATTSTAPNPAHTYTANGMYTAILEVSDGATSTASSPLVITVGTPPSAQILQPAQGTLFRGGDAISYSGSAVDGQGNPLPASAYTWTILLHHDSHTHPAGTIPGTTAGSFTVPTTGHDFTGSTSYEFILTVTDTDGLVDSDSATVVPDKVDITFSTVPSGLLLGLDGVSRATPFTLDAVKGFHYTLHAPIQTVAGQTYDFASWSDGGTRSHEIIVPTSPASWVATFTELGATGMRAAYSFSEGTGSITRDHTGHGNTGTLVNATWTSQGRFGGALAFNGVSSLVTIPDSPSLRLTSAITLEAWVYPTALSGNWTDVIMKWNDDYYLTAGSSNGGLPAMGASTLSPLYATSVLPVNTWSHLAATYDGATMRLYLNGVQVSSQAQTGTMATSGGPLSFGGDALFGQYFTGRIDEVRIYDRALTPAEIQDDMGYPVIVSVETPEAPAPGVSALMGAAPNPFTPSTKIRLRLASARNATLRIFDVAGRLVRSFDLRHASPGEHHLVWTGTDEHGRRVATGVYIARLDAADRTTTMRIVLVR